The Rhodospirillales bacterium genome window below encodes:
- a CDS encoding recombinase family protein, producing MKKPLDPPKTVRKLRCAVYTRKSTEEGLEMEFNSLDAQREACEAYIASQKPEGWVRLADRYDDGGFSGGTLERPALKRLLADIEEGLVDVVVVYKIDRLSRSLMDFSKLVEVFDRRGVTFVSVTQSFNTTTSMGRLTLNILLSFAQFEREVIGERIRDKFAASRRKGMWMGGHPPLGYEVKDRKLVVNETEAATVRAIFERFVKIGSATILARTLTEEGITKRKGLSIDKGFLYRLLSNPVYIGEAVHKGTAYPGEHDAIVGRALWDKVHEILGVSPRSRAARTRASTPALLKGLLFGPGGAAFSPTHTRKGDKLYRYYASQSVLKRGPKTCPVGRVPAAEIEGAVVDQLRGLLRAPEVIVGTWRSARPEIDGLSEAEVREALEGLDSLWDELFPAEQARIVQLLVERVEVGVAGLKVRLRVQGLARMVRDLAGIAAAPRRAA from the coding sequence ATGAAAAAGCCACTCGACCCACCGAAAACCGTCCGGAAGCTTCGTTGCGCGGTCTATACGCGGAAGTCGACCGAGGAAGGGTTGGAGATGGAGTTCAACAGTCTCGACGCCCAGCGCGAGGCCTGCGAGGCCTATATCGCGAGCCAGAAGCCCGAAGGCTGGGTGCGGTTGGCGGATCGGTACGATGACGGAGGGTTCTCCGGCGGCACGCTGGAGCGTCCCGCGCTGAAACGCCTACTGGCCGACATCGAGGAGGGCTTGGTCGATGTGGTCGTCGTCTACAAGATCGACCGGCTCAGCCGCTCGCTCATGGATTTCTCCAAGCTGGTCGAGGTGTTCGACCGGCGGGGCGTGACCTTCGTCAGCGTCACGCAGTCCTTCAATACGACGACGTCCATGGGGCGGCTCACGCTCAATATCCTGCTTTCCTTTGCCCAATTCGAGCGCGAGGTGATCGGCGAACGAATCCGTGACAAGTTCGCGGCCAGCCGCAGGAAGGGCATGTGGATGGGAGGTCACCCACCGCTCGGGTACGAAGTGAAAGATCGTAAGCTTGTCGTAAATGAGACCGAGGCAGCTACCGTGCGCGCGATTTTCGAACGGTTCGTCAAGATTGGTTCCGCTACCATTCTGGCGCGCACGCTTACCGAAGAAGGCATCACCAAGAGGAAGGGGTTGTCGATCGACAAGGGCTTCCTCTACAGGCTACTTAGCAACCCGGTCTACATCGGCGAGGCGGTTCACAAGGGCACGGCCTATCCCGGCGAGCACGACGCCATCGTCGGCCGCGCCCTATGGGACAAGGTCCATGAGATACTCGGTGTGAGCCCGAGGTCGCGCGCCGCGCGTACGCGGGCCTCAACCCCTGCACTGCTCAAGGGGCTGCTGTTCGGTCCGGGCGGCGCGGCGTTCTCGCCGACGCACACCCGCAAGGGTGACAAGCTCTATCGCTATTATGCCAGCCAGTCAGTTCTGAAGCGTGGACCTAAGACTTGCCCGGTCGGGCGCGTGCCCGCCGCCGAGATCGAGGGCGCGGTGGTCGACCAGCTGCGCGGCCTGCTTCGCGCGCCGGAGGTGATCGTCGGCACATGGCGGTCGGCGCGGCCCGAGATCGACGGCCTGTCCGAGGCCGAAGTCAGGGAAGCCTTGGAAGGCCTCGACTCGCTTTGGGATGAACTGTTCCCGGCCGAGCAGGCGCGCATCGTCCAGCTTCTCGTCGAGCGCGTCGAGGTCGGCGTTGCCGGGCTCAAGGTCCGCCTGAGGGTGCAGGGTCTCGCCCGCATGGTCCGAGACCTGGCGGGGATCGCGGCCGCTCCCCGGAGGGCGGCGTAA